From Chloracidobacterium sp., the proteins below share one genomic window:
- a CDS encoding ROK family protein: MSSAPDERLFIGIECAATLLRGVVCEASGEVITQRQRALTGHAPTEAVAAVRALIAELLATESNAELFGGVGVALPGSLNQATGRCESRTLWSAVTLDELRPCGSLGSAHLVSRAVAALVGEQMCGVARGCQTVVYIEAGYEVSAAMTHNGQLWRGATGIAGMIGYDAIDVDGDITLQERIGGDGLIRRAQDRMYRDRTSSLSRRGIPRNREIGLDDLLNMARLGDELAQVIIARAGVHLGVAAARLINLLNPELLVIGGELVAAGNVLLDPVREEVERRTVPSAFAVCRILPATVGVAIGAAQVARQASRPTGGAAAQ; the protein is encoded by the coding sequence ATGTCAAGCGCGCCGGATGAACGTTTGTTTATTGGCATTGAGTGCGCAGCGACCCTCCTGCGCGGCGTTGTCTGCGAAGCCAGCGGGGAAGTCATCACACAACGTCAGCGGGCGTTGACAGGTCACGCTCCAACGGAGGCCGTCGCCGCTGTTCGCGCCCTCATCGCCGAACTGCTGGCCACGGAGTCCAACGCTGAACTGTTTGGCGGCGTCGGCGTCGCGCTGCCGGGCAGCCTCAATCAGGCGACGGGTCGGTGCGAGTCACGTACGCTTTGGTCGGCCGTCACGCTGGATGAACTGCGCCCCTGCGGTTCGCTAGGAAGCGCCCACTTGGTGTCGCGCGCCGTCGCCGCCTTGGTCGGCGAGCAGATGTGTGGCGTGGCGCGCGGCTGCCAAACAGTGGTTTATATCGAGGCGGGCTACGAAGTCTCAGCCGCTATGACGCACAACGGCCAACTCTGGCGTGGCGCTACCGGCATCGCCGGTATGATCGGCTACGACGCCATAGATGTGGACGGCGACATCACGCTTCAAGAGCGCATCGGCGGCGACGGTCTCATCCGGCGCGCACAAGACCGGATGTACCGTGACCGCACCTCGTCGCTGTCCCGACGGGGTATTCCCCGCAACCGTGAGATTGGCCTGGACGACCTGCTCAACATGGCGCGCCTTGGCGATGAACTGGCGCAGGTCATTATCGCTCGCGCCGGCGTCCACCTCGGCGTCGCGGCGGCGCGTCTTATCAACCTACTCAACCCGGAGTTGCTGGTCATCGGCGGTGAACTGGTCGCAGCTGGCAATGTCCTACTCGATCCGGTGCGCGAAGAAGTCGAACGACGCACGGTACCGTCCGCCTTCGCCGTTTGCCGCATCCTGCCAGCGACGGTCGGCGTAGCAATTGGCGCGGCGCAGGTCGCCCGCCAAGCCAGCCGTCCAACCGGTGGCGCAGCGGCTCAGTAA